The Nostoc cf. commune SO-36 genomic sequence AAGCAGACTATAGCATTGAATTGGTTGCCTCTAAATCTACTTACATGGTTTGGCAGTCAGAACAGGAAATTCGGATGCCACCAGAACCAACCGGGCAAGAACAATTTTGGCGAGAGCAAGCTGGAGTTGCACTTTCCGGTAAACTACGCTGCCATCCTTGGGGTGATGTTGGAGCCGGAATTGCCAGTGGTTCTTTTGCCACTCTGGGGATGATAATTATTCCATGCAGCATGAGTACAGTGGCAAAGCTAGCAGTTGGCTTGAGTTCCGATTTATTAGAACGGGCAGCAGATGTCCAACTCAAAGAAGGGCGAAAGCTGGTCATCGTCCCGCGTGAAACCCCTTTTAGCCTCATCCACCTCCGTAATTTAACCTCTTTAGCAGAAGTTGGAGTGAGAATTGTCCCCGCGATTCCCGCTTGGTATCATAATCCCCAAACTATTGAGGATTTAGTTGATTTTGTAG encodes the following:
- a CDS encoding flavin prenyltransferase UbiX; its protein translation is MSNNTKPLILGVSGASGLIYAVRAIKFLLEADYSIELVASKSTYMVWQSEQEIRMPPEPTGQEQFWREQAGVALSGKLRCHPWGDVGAGIASGSFATLGMIIIPCSMSTVAKLAVGLSSDLLERAADVQLKEGRKLVIVPRETPFSLIHLRNLTSLAEVGVRIVPAIPAWYHNPQTIEDLVDFVVARALDQLDIDCIPIQRWQGRH